A region from the Rufibacter sp. DG15C genome encodes:
- a CDS encoding sensor histidine kinase KdpD → MSRSKIQIILVLASVALVALLSAQLVWLTKAYSVEEKAFNHRVQVALTTVSDQLLATVGGASSAQKPIQQIASNYYLAELNAPIDPVQAERLLQQELGRRNLQEAYEFGLYNSLDDTLMFGKYVPATQRKLATTTPPVVRHEQGQAPKLYNMAVVFPNKTSVILGEMEFWWYSTGALLLVVLFFAYTMFQILREKRLAELKTDFINNLTHELQTPITNIGLASEVLRKRPETLSPDRLSRYHDLIYSENERLRAQVERVLQMATMESRELVLKKETVDVHALLQETSQNLAPRLQQRAGQLRLNLQATQPLVHADSLHVANALYSLLDNAEKYSPQSPDIEISTRDVAQGILISVRDSGIGIKQEFQKFLFDKFYRVPTGNVHNVKGFGLGLSYVKAIMDAHHGHVSVESADQKGTCFNLVLPCR, encoded by the coding sequence ATGAGCCGAAGCAAAATTCAAATCATTCTGGTATTGGCCAGCGTTGCGCTGGTGGCCCTGCTGAGCGCCCAGCTGGTCTGGCTCACCAAGGCTTACAGCGTAGAGGAGAAAGCTTTCAACCACCGCGTGCAGGTGGCGCTCACCACCGTCTCTGACCAATTGCTGGCAACGGTGGGTGGTGCTTCCTCGGCGCAAAAGCCTATTCAGCAGATTGCCTCCAACTATTACCTCGCTGAGCTCAACGCACCCATTGACCCAGTCCAGGCAGAGCGCTTGTTGCAACAGGAACTGGGCCGACGAAACCTGCAGGAAGCCTATGAATTTGGCCTATACAACAGCTTGGATGATACCCTGATGTTCGGGAAATACGTGCCGGCCACGCAAAGGAAACTAGCCACCACTACGCCTCCGGTGGTGCGGCATGAACAGGGGCAGGCGCCTAAGCTGTACAACATGGCGGTGGTGTTCCCCAATAAGACATCGGTAATTCTGGGCGAGATGGAGTTCTGGTGGTATTCTACCGGCGCCTTGCTGTTGGTGGTGTTGTTCTTTGCGTATACCATGTTCCAGATTCTGCGCGAGAAACGCCTGGCCGAACTCAAAACCGACTTCATCAACAACCTCACCCATGAGTTGCAGACGCCCATCACCAACATTGGCCTGGCCAGCGAGGTGTTGCGCAAACGCCCCGAAACGCTTTCTCCGGACCGTCTCTCCCGGTACCATGACTTGATCTATTCTGAGAACGAACGCCTGCGCGCGCAGGTAGAACGCGTCCTGCAAATGGCCACCATGGAAAGCCGGGAACTGGTGCTTAAGAAAGAAACCGTAGACGTGCACGCGCTTCTGCAAGAGACTAGTCAGAACCTGGCGCCGCGCCTGCAGCAACGGGCCGGTCAGTTACGGCTCAACCTGCAAGCCACCCAACCGCTGGTACACGCCGACAGCCTGCACGTGGCCAACGCCCTCTATAGCCTCCTGGACAACGCCGAAAAGTATTCGCCCCAATCTCCTGATATTGAAATTAGCACCCGCGATGTGGCGCAGGGCATCTTGATTAGCGTGCGCGACAGCGGGATTGGCATCAAGCAGGAGTTCCAGAAGTTTCTGTTTGACAAGTTCTACCGCGTACCCACCGGCAACGTGCACAATGTCAAAGGCTTCGGGCTGGGATTGAGCTACGTGAAAGCCATCATGGACGCCCACCACGGTCACGTGTCCGTTGAAAGCGCAGACCA
- a CDS encoding DUF2723 domain-containing protein, whose translation MLLTKPVSQHKTIPGKTSPEMLFGRRQFIPLLLGMVVIAVGFICMALDPTPQGYGLLGLTLGPLLVVIGLMLPFFGIFRKNRPKTEGQILPKQPEEVQNAWKSFHRWNLLVGWCVALIALTVYVLTLEPSTSFWDTGEFIAAAYKLQVPHPPGAPLFLLIGRLFTLLSFGNVTQVAWCMNLLSALSSAGTVLFLFWSITLLAKRLLSISPEGPTRSQQVLLLASATVGALGFAFTDSFWFSAVEAEVYALSSFFTAIVFWAALMWQAKSHTPQADRWLLFLAYLVGLSIGVHLLNLVAIPAIALLVYLQRNKPTKRGILLSLVIGGAIVLVVMEGVITGLPTLAGTFEVFFVNSLSLPYGSGAVLFLLLLAGALVYGLRWAKQHGKAVLHTSLVAFILILTGYSSYLMVPIRSGYNTPIDENNPENLLSFVSYLKREQYGSRPLVYGPQFNAQSQSYDKTGVVYAPQNGKYEVVDTKFETTYLAQDKVLLPRLYSPEPSHLRAYQQWVNVEAGQKPSFGQNLAFLWNYQLGHMYWRYFGWNFVGREHDTQHAGVLWPWERNQDVPAPLSASKARNQFYLLPLLLGVFGLFFQFKRKTGDAWTVLLLFFFTGVAIVLYLNQPPVEPRERDYTFAGSYYAFSIWMGLGVLAIAEGLRKVLKSDIIIAVSATILALSVPVILLAEGWDDHDRSGRSHAMDNARNLLSSVAPNAILFTNGDNDTFPLWYAQEVEGFRTDVRVLVLPYLNTDWYIEQLKKQMNASKPLETTLEMPQYAFSNNNYLPFVANPTVQESGMDLRQFLTLLQQNHPALQVQAQDGRTLNTLPTKKLQLAVDAQAILQNQTVSSARANQVAPVMQWELQTEALEKKHLVILDILATNNWKRPIYFSTSGGETSELGLQPFLQLEGMALRVVPARNPNPQAEAYVDKDRTSQSLMHTFTFTGLQNPDNVYEDNFTTQVVPIYRKNFAELATAYLQNNEPLKARAVLKKCLTALPDHGAPHNFESASLVLPLAQAGMERESVKLTQLLSRRFDQLLTYYNTQPLYYDRERQLNLYGLQLLTQAAYSAKMPQAKQLEALFNKHYLLLKK comes from the coding sequence ATGCTACTGACCAAACCTGTTTCCCAACATAAAACGATTCCTGGTAAGACTTCCCCTGAAATGCTCTTCGGGAGAAGGCAGTTTATCCCTTTGCTTCTGGGGATGGTAGTCATTGCGGTCGGATTTATCTGCATGGCATTGGACCCCACGCCGCAGGGCTATGGTTTGCTGGGCCTCACGCTGGGACCGCTATTGGTAGTTATCGGGTTGATGCTTCCGTTTTTCGGCATTTTCCGGAAAAACAGGCCAAAAACGGAGGGACAGATTTTACCAAAGCAACCCGAGGAAGTACAGAATGCCTGGAAATCGTTTCACCGTTGGAACCTGCTGGTAGGTTGGTGCGTGGCGTTGATAGCCTTGACGGTTTATGTCTTGACCTTGGAGCCTAGCACCAGCTTTTGGGACACGGGTGAGTTTATTGCGGCGGCCTACAAATTGCAGGTACCACATCCGCCGGGGGCGCCGTTGTTTTTGTTGATTGGCCGGTTGTTTACGCTGTTGAGTTTTGGCAATGTCACCCAGGTGGCCTGGTGCATGAACCTGCTGTCTGCCCTGAGCAGTGCAGGCACGGTGCTGTTTCTGTTCTGGAGCATCACGCTGTTGGCCAAGCGTCTACTTTCCATTTCTCCAGAAGGACCCACCAGGTCCCAGCAAGTTCTGCTACTAGCCAGTGCCACCGTGGGCGCCTTGGGATTTGCGTTCACGGACTCGTTCTGGTTTTCTGCCGTTGAGGCCGAAGTCTACGCCCTCTCCTCCTTCTTCACGGCCATCGTCTTCTGGGCCGCCCTCATGTGGCAAGCCAAATCTCATACCCCGCAGGCCGACCGTTGGCTTCTGTTCTTGGCGTATCTGGTAGGCTTGTCCATTGGCGTCCACTTGCTCAATCTGGTGGCAATTCCGGCCATTGCCTTGCTGGTCTACCTGCAACGCAACAAACCTACCAAGCGCGGAATTTTGCTTTCCTTGGTCATCGGTGGAGCCATTGTGCTGGTAGTGATGGAAGGTGTCATTACGGGCTTGCCTACGCTAGCCGGTACCTTTGAGGTCTTCTTTGTCAACAGTTTGAGTTTGCCGTATGGCAGTGGAGCCGTGTTGTTTCTATTGTTGCTTGCCGGGGCGCTGGTGTACGGACTGCGCTGGGCCAAGCAACATGGCAAAGCGGTTCTGCATACGTCTTTAGTGGCCTTTATCTTGATTTTGACGGGCTATTCCTCTTACTTGATGGTGCCTATCCGGTCTGGATATAACACGCCCATTGACGAGAACAATCCAGAGAACCTACTCAGCTTTGTGAGCTACCTCAAACGCGAGCAGTATGGATCCCGGCCGTTGGTATACGGACCGCAGTTCAATGCCCAAAGCCAGAGCTATGACAAGACGGGCGTTGTCTATGCGCCCCAAAACGGCAAATATGAAGTAGTAGACACTAAGTTTGAAACTACCTATCTGGCCCAGGACAAAGTTCTCTTACCACGGCTGTATTCTCCAGAACCTTCGCATCTGCGGGCGTACCAGCAATGGGTGAACGTAGAGGCAGGCCAGAAACCTAGCTTCGGGCAAAATTTAGCATTTCTCTGGAACTACCAGTTGGGTCACATGTATTGGCGGTACTTCGGGTGGAATTTTGTGGGCCGCGAGCATGATACCCAACACGCCGGCGTGCTGTGGCCTTGGGAACGAAACCAAGACGTACCCGCTCCGCTTTCGGCCAGCAAGGCCAGAAACCAATTCTATCTGTTGCCCTTGCTCCTAGGCGTTTTTGGCCTGTTTTTCCAGTTTAAGCGCAAAACCGGGGATGCCTGGACGGTGCTCCTGCTTTTCTTCTTTACAGGCGTGGCCATTGTGCTGTACCTGAACCAACCTCCCGTAGAGCCACGGGAACGGGACTATACTTTCGCGGGCTCATACTACGCGTTCAGCATCTGGATGGGATTGGGGGTTCTGGCCATCGCCGAAGGCTTAAGAAAAGTCTTAAAATCAGACATCATAATTGCAGTTTCGGCTACTATTTTGGCGCTGTCGGTACCGGTTATTTTGCTAGCCGAAGGCTGGGACGACCATGACCGTTCAGGCCGTTCGCATGCTATGGATAATGCCCGTAACCTGTTAAGTTCTGTAGCGCCCAACGCCATCCTGTTCACCAACGGCGACAATGACACCTTCCCGCTGTGGTACGCACAAGAAGTGGAAGGCTTTAGGACCGATGTGCGCGTGCTGGTCCTCCCCTACCTCAACACTGACTGGTACATTGAGCAGTTGAAGAAGCAGATGAACGCGTCTAAGCCGTTGGAAACCACCTTGGAGATGCCGCAATACGCGTTTAGCAACAACAACTATTTACCCTTTGTGGCCAACCCCACCGTGCAAGAAAGTGGCATGGACTTACGACAGTTTTTGACCCTCCTGCAACAGAACCACCCCGCGTTGCAGGTGCAGGCGCAGGACGGCAGAACGCTAAACACCTTACCTACCAAGAAACTGCAGTTAGCGGTAGATGCTCAGGCAATCTTGCAGAACCAAACCGTTTCATCTGCGCGCGCCAATCAGGTAGCCCCTGTCATGCAATGGGAGTTGCAAACCGAGGCGCTTGAGAAAAAGCATTTGGTCATTTTGGATATTCTGGCTACCAATAACTGGAAGCGGCCCATCTACTTCTCCACATCGGGCGGCGAAACCTCAGAATTGGGTTTGCAGCCGTTTCTGCAACTAGAAGGCATGGCCTTGCGCGTGGTGCCTGCCCGCAATCCTAATCCGCAGGCCGAAGCGTATGTTGACAAAGACAGAACTTCTCAAAGCCTTATGCATACGTTTACGTTTACCGGCCTGCAAAACCCAGACAACGTGTATGAGGATAACTTCACCACGCAGGTAGTGCCCATTTACCGAAAGAATTTCGCGGAGCTGGCCACGGCTTATCTACAGAACAATGAGCCATTAAAAGCGCGCGCCGTTCTAAAGAAATGCCTCACCGCCTTACCAGACCATGGTGCCCCGCACAACTTTGAAAGTGCCTCACTGGTCTTGCCTTTGGCGCAGGCGGGTATGGAGAGAGAATCTGTAAAATTGACCCAATTGCTTAGCCGCCGGTTTGACCAGTTGCTTACGTATTACAATACGCAACCGCTATATTATGACCGCGAACGCCAGCTTAACTTGTACGGCCTTCAGTTGCTGACCCAAGCTGCTTACAGCGCTAAAATGCCGCAGGCCAAGCAACTAGAAGCGCTGTTCAACAAGCATTATCTCTTGCTTAAGAAGTAG
- a CDS encoding DsbA family protein, whose protein sequence is MPLLPENPVLLYVTDPMCAWCYGFTPVVRRLQALWFGRLTVKVLVGGFRPYAQEPLTAEERDKLAVGWHRAQSKSQLPFDYRTFLAPELTYDTEPACRALLTVRHLRPALTLEVLRAMHSSFYADGLDLSNTQVLVDIMRLFGISENLFLAVFETEEIFRQTEQEFQYVQSLGVDTLPSVFLDHPEGPRLISKGYCQLLELEERLLQAMEIPF, encoded by the coding sequence ATGCCTCTTTTGCCTGAAAACCCAGTGCTGCTCTATGTCACAGATCCCATGTGCGCGTGGTGCTACGGCTTCACGCCCGTGGTGCGCCGCCTGCAGGCTCTTTGGTTTGGCAGACTCACGGTAAAAGTGCTGGTAGGCGGATTCAGGCCCTACGCGCAAGAGCCCCTCACCGCCGAGGAACGCGATAAACTGGCGGTGGGCTGGCACCGGGCACAATCCAAATCACAGCTGCCCTTTGACTACAGAACCTTTCTGGCGCCAGAACTTACCTATGACACAGAACCGGCCTGCCGCGCGCTTTTAACGGTGCGCCACCTTCGGCCCGCGCTAACCTTAGAAGTCCTCCGCGCCATGCACTCCAGTTTCTACGCAGACGGCCTGGACCTGAGCAACACCCAAGTGCTGGTGGACATTATGCGGCTCTTCGGGATTTCTGAGAACCTGTTTCTGGCCGTCTTTGAAACCGAGGAAATCTTTAGACAAACCGAACAGGAGTTCCAATACGTCCAGAGCTTGGGCGTAGACACGCTGCCGTCCGTTTTTCTGGACCATCCAGAGGGTCCGCGCCTCATCTCCAAAGGCTATTGCCAATTGCTGGAATTAGAAGAAAGACTGCTGCAAGCCATGGAAATCCCGTTTTAA